ATTAACTAAAAGAGAATCGCTAATAAAACCATCAATATATTCAAAAGCAGTATCCAACATGTTTTTATTAGATGTTTTTGCATATTCAGCATAATCATCGAAATCAAATGCTGCAAGAGCAAATTGATAAAGATTAATCCATTCATTATCAATTAAATACTTTTTACCTAACTCAGTTACTTCAAAATCATCTGCATTTTTAGATAAAACTGGAAATACTCGCTCAACAAGTTCATCTTTTTTACCTGAAACTTTTAAATTATTTTTCCTTAAAACATCTTTTAGTTGAGAAACTGTGTATTTTTTAGAAATAGATTCTTTTGTTATAGAATCTTCTTTTTTAACTATTAAACTTTCATTTAATAAAAATTCAATGATTTCATCTTTATTTTTAAAATTTGAAAGACTATCAATTTTTAAAATGTCATAAGTTTTAAAATCATCAAAGAAATTTAAAATGATAAATATATCCAAATCCCTAATTGAATTACTCATTAATTCACCTTTAATATTTTTCTAAATACTATAGTTTTAGACAAAAAATATTTATATTAAATGTGACTAAAATAGTAATATGAGTAGAAATGCTTATATTAATAAAGATATCCCACTTTCTAAAATTCATGAAGTTAAAGCTGATTTAAAGCATTA
The window above is part of the Methanobrevibacter oralis genome. Proteins encoded here:
- a CDS encoding SAP domain-containing protein; the encoded protein is MSNSIRDLDIFIILNFFDDFKTYDILKIDSLSNFKNKDEIIEFLLNESLIVKKEDSITKESISKKYTVSQLKDVLRKNNLKVSGKKDELVERVFPVLSKNADDFEVTELGKKYLIDNEWINLYQFALAAFDFDDYAEYAKTSNKNMLDTAFEYIDGFISDSLLVNHFGMFIDAISAKALIHAYNQDYDSYLDYDLQRFILGLNPIVMDYNTYANYQIIDPANIHNIKNVIENIGGMGLKKRFNKVWLKSNVKNVIVPKKTTFKFLKKALSGEDIEDLNLEIKEKYFYKKFQK